In Stenotrophomonas sp. 169, one DNA window encodes the following:
- the recC gene encoding exodeoxyribonuclease V subunit gamma, whose translation MSDPAGDFRLYHSNSLDVLAALLARHVRAPMPGQPLLAPEVVLIPQVAMRRWLQSTLAAEYGVAANLEFLTPGEFVARALNANVPGETDDLDAAALRWRLYAALGDAGLIARPPMRALQAYLSGGDPLKPWALAGELASVFEKYQAWRRDWLLRWEAGADPQDPQAILWRAIAEGRGYRARRIQAYLDQFEGAGKPLPQGLPPRLSAFATLNISPDVLRVMATQARVGELHFYLPTPVQAYWGDLQTLAEKLRSGAPDPFGESAGENRLLEAWGAAGRDFMAVLGSYEVVHPAGEIAAYVDPEEDAGPTLDEGGLSDSLLHRLQRDLFHRRGLPSGALRPTLRLDDPSLQVHACHTRLRELQVLHDQLRGLLQDPRFDPPLQARDIAVLAPDIDPYVPYLEAVFGGRSGGDDHIPYALADTSPLAGEPLADVFVHLLGLPVARFGLNEVLDLLASAPLAEAAGLDAAAFDRLHDWLQLAGVRWGLNADHRRQHQAPADDAFTWQFALDRLLLGHASGSEGDIAGVAPWPELEGSALDALDRLIRLLRVLAVYQQRLGERLPPDQWRQRLLGLLDAVLPTPPSSPNSQRALERLRRLINQFAEDASKAGSDAAVPAEVIRSHFAAALAEADTRAPLLTGGISFGRMVPMRLLPFRVICILGLNDGDFPRRDPAAGLNQLTAELDSPRRRPGDRSLREDDRFLFLQLFAAAQDAFYLSYLGADPRDGTAREPSVLVSELIDAAMKYHVDPVDAGKGFVVRHALQPFSPAAFGGGDPRRFSYRRQWHPAAGSVGGARAALPPWCTTALPVLAGATDRSEDTLSLDELRRFLIDPAGQFLALSLGLRLPGDVEETDDIEPLVLDDRSPAARSVQLAVVQATLTEDDAPLYPRLRARALLPSGALGERGFDALQAQTRPYADALRAWLRAEPLQSRRYDVQIDGVRLHGRVRDRHPDGLVRLRTGSLNGPAAIRHGLDWLLANAAGDALPLVQFHDDGEAGIGPHVQPALSVAQASDALRALLRLRQRGLREPLRFGPYTGWAIHTASAEKQRAEGAKRWHGSDRSWGESRSEALQLTLRGQDPFVDDTHYAELLHISRLIFTAVREGRALADFPQDDTV comes from the coding sequence ATGAGCGACCCTGCCGGCGATTTCCGCCTCTACCATTCCAATTCCCTCGATGTGCTCGCCGCGCTCCTGGCCCGGCACGTCCGCGCGCCGATGCCCGGCCAGCCCCTGCTGGCACCGGAAGTGGTGCTGATTCCGCAGGTGGCGATGCGGCGCTGGCTGCAATCCACGTTGGCCGCCGAATATGGCGTGGCAGCCAACCTGGAGTTCCTCACCCCCGGCGAATTCGTCGCGCGTGCGCTGAATGCCAATGTGCCCGGTGAAACCGATGATCTGGACGCAGCCGCCTTGCGCTGGCGTTTGTACGCCGCGCTGGGCGATGCAGGCCTGATCGCCCGGCCACCGATGCGCGCGCTGCAGGCGTACCTGTCCGGCGGCGATCCACTGAAACCGTGGGCGCTGGCCGGCGAGCTGGCCAGCGTGTTCGAGAAATACCAGGCATGGCGCCGTGACTGGCTGCTGCGCTGGGAGGCCGGCGCCGATCCACAGGATCCGCAGGCGATCCTGTGGCGGGCCATCGCCGAGGGGCGAGGCTACCGCGCGCGCCGCATCCAGGCCTACCTGGATCAGTTCGAAGGCGCCGGAAAACCGTTGCCACAGGGCCTTCCGCCGCGCCTTTCGGCGTTTGCCACCCTGAACATCTCCCCTGATGTGCTGCGGGTGATGGCCACCCAGGCACGCGTCGGCGAACTGCACTTCTACCTGCCTACGCCGGTGCAGGCCTATTGGGGAGACCTGCAGACGCTGGCGGAAAAGCTGCGCAGCGGGGCACCGGATCCGTTCGGCGAATCCGCAGGTGAGAACCGTCTGCTGGAAGCCTGGGGTGCAGCCGGGCGCGACTTCATGGCGGTACTCGGCAGCTACGAAGTCGTGCACCCCGCCGGCGAGATCGCCGCGTATGTCGATCCCGAAGAGGATGCCGGCCCCACGTTGGACGAGGGCGGATTGTCCGACAGCCTGCTGCACCGCCTGCAGCGCGACCTGTTCCATCGCCGCGGACTGCCCTCTGGTGCCCTCCGCCCCACGCTGCGGCTGGATGACCCCAGCCTGCAGGTGCATGCCTGCCACACCCGCCTGCGCGAACTGCAGGTGCTGCATGACCAGCTGCGCGGGCTGCTGCAGGATCCGCGATTCGATCCGCCCCTGCAGGCGCGCGACATCGCGGTGCTGGCGCCGGACATCGATCCCTACGTGCCCTATCTGGAAGCGGTGTTCGGCGGCCGCAGCGGCGGTGATGACCACATTCCCTATGCGCTGGCCGACACCAGTCCACTGGCCGGTGAACCGCTGGCTGATGTGTTCGTGCACCTGCTCGGCCTGCCCGTCGCGCGCTTCGGCTTGAACGAAGTGCTGGACCTGCTGGCCAGTGCGCCGTTGGCGGAAGCGGCCGGTCTGGACGCGGCAGCCTTTGATCGATTGCACGATTGGCTGCAGCTGGCCGGCGTGCGCTGGGGCCTGAACGCCGATCACCGGCGCCAGCACCAAGCACCGGCCGACGATGCCTTTACCTGGCAGTTCGCATTGGACCGCCTGTTGTTGGGGCACGCCAGTGGCAGCGAAGGCGACATCGCCGGCGTCGCGCCGTGGCCGGAACTGGAAGGCAGCGCGCTGGATGCGCTGGATCGGCTGATCCGACTGCTGCGCGTGCTGGCGGTGTACCAGCAACGGCTGGGTGAGCGTCTGCCGCCTGACCAGTGGCGACAGCGCCTGTTGGGCCTGCTGGATGCGGTGCTGCCTACGCCGCCTTCCTCGCCCAACAGCCAGCGCGCGCTGGAGCGGTTGCGCCGACTGATCAACCAGTTCGCCGAGGACGCGTCGAAGGCCGGATCTGATGCGGCGGTGCCGGCAGAGGTAATCCGTTCCCACTTCGCCGCGGCGCTGGCCGAGGCCGATACGCGTGCACCGCTGCTCACCGGTGGCATCAGTTTCGGCCGGATGGTGCCGATGCGCCTGCTGCCGTTCCGGGTGATCTGCATCCTGGGCCTGAACGATGGCGACTTCCCGCGCCGGGACCCTGCCGCCGGCCTCAATCAGCTGACCGCAGAGCTGGACTCGCCGCGCCGTCGCCCGGGCGATCGCTCACTGCGCGAAGACGATCGCTTCCTGTTCCTGCAGCTGTTCGCCGCCGCACAGGATGCGTTCTACCTGAGTTACCTGGGCGCTGATCCGCGCGATGGCACCGCGCGCGAACCGTCCGTGCTGGTCAGCGAGTTGATCGATGCGGCGATGAAGTACCACGTCGACCCCGTGGACGCCGGCAAAGGCTTCGTGGTGCGGCATGCGCTGCAGCCGTTCTCACCGGCGGCCTTCGGTGGCGGCGATCCACGCCGTTTCAGCTACCGGCGGCAATGGCATCCCGCCGCAGGGAGCGTGGGCGGTGCGCGCGCCGCGTTGCCACCGTGGTGCACGACGGCGCTGCCGGTCCTGGCGGGCGCCACGGACCGCTCCGAAGACACCCTGTCGCTGGACGAACTGCGCCGCTTTCTGATTGATCCGGCAGGCCAGTTCCTGGCGCTGTCACTGGGCCTGCGCCTGCCCGGTGACGTGGAAGAGACCGACGACATCGAACCCCTGGTGCTGGATGACCGCAGCCCCGCCGCCCGCAGCGTGCAACTGGCCGTCGTGCAGGCGACGTTGACCGAGGACGACGCACCGCTGTATCCGCGGCTGCGCGCACGTGCGCTGCTGCCGTCCGGGGCGCTGGGCGAGCGCGGCTTCGATGCCTTGCAGGCACAGACAAGACCCTATGCCGATGCCCTGCGTGCGTGGTTGCGCGCCGAGCCGTTGCAGAGCCGCCGCTACGACGTGCAGATCGATGGTGTGCGCCTGCACGGCCGTGTGCGAGACCGCCATCCGGATGGGCTGGTGCGCTTGCGTACCGGCAGCCTCAACGGACCGGCCGCCATCCGCCACGGCCTGGACTGGTTGCTCGCCAATGCGGCCGGCGACGCGCTGCCGCTGGTGCAGTTCCACGATGACGGGGAAGCGGGCATCGGGCCGCATGTGCAGCCGGCGCTCTCCGTGGCGCAGGCCAGCGACGCGCTGCGTGCGCTGCTCCGGCTGCGCCAGCGCGGCCTGCGCGAACCGCTGCGTTTCGGCCCGTACACCGGCTGGGCCATCCACACCGCCAGCGCGGAGAAGCAGCGCGCTGAAGGCGCCAAGCGCTGGCACGGATCGGACCGCAGCTGGGGCGAGTCACGCAGTGAAGCCCTGCAGCTGACGTTGCGCGGACAGGACCCGTTCGTCGACGACACCCACTATGCCGAGCTGCTGCACATCAGCCGGTTGATATTCACGGCGGTGCGCGAAGGCCGTGCGCTGGCCGATTTCCCGCAGGACGACACGGTATGA
- a CDS encoding ATP-binding cassette domain-containing protein, giving the protein MQASATPLVQLSNVRIDRGGRTILRDVSLQVPRGSITAVLGPSGSGKSTLLAALTGELRPVQGEVTLFGKPIPTGNRDLLEMRKSVGVLLQGNGLLTDLSVAENVALPLRTHTKLPVPVRERLVQMKLHAVGLLAAGDTWPRELSGGMARRVALARALALDPPLMIYDEPLTGLDPIASGVIMSLIQRLNHSLGLTSIIVSHHVHETLPICDQVIAIANGGVVFQGSPAALESSQDPLLQQFLHGRPDGPIPFDAAPRTRTA; this is encoded by the coding sequence ATGCAGGCTTCAGCCACCCCCTTGGTGCAGTTGTCCAACGTCCGCATCGATCGCGGCGGTCGGACGATCCTGCGCGACGTTTCGCTGCAGGTGCCACGGGGCAGCATCACCGCCGTGCTGGGGCCGTCCGGCAGTGGCAAGTCCACGCTTCTGGCTGCACTCACCGGCGAACTGCGTCCGGTGCAGGGTGAAGTCACCCTGTTCGGCAAGCCGATCCCTACCGGCAACCGCGACCTGTTGGAGATGCGCAAAAGTGTCGGCGTGCTGCTGCAGGGCAATGGGTTGCTGACCGATCTCAGCGTTGCCGAGAACGTGGCTCTGCCCCTGCGCACCCATACCAAGCTGCCGGTGCCGGTGCGCGAACGCCTGGTGCAGATGAAGCTGCACGCGGTGGGCCTGCTGGCTGCCGGAGACACCTGGCCGCGCGAGCTGTCGGGTGGCATGGCGCGACGGGTGGCCCTTGCGCGTGCGCTGGCCCTGGACCCGCCGCTGATGATCTACGACGAGCCGCTGACCGGGCTGGACCCGATTGCCTCGGGGGTGATCATGAGCCTGATCCAGCGCCTCAACCACAGCCTGGGGCTGACCAGCATCATCGTCAGCCACCACGTGCACGAGACCCTGCCGATCTGCGACCAGGTGATCGCCATCGCCAACGGGGGCGTGGTGTTCCAGGGCAGCCCGGCCGCGCTGGAGTCCAGCCAGGATCCGCTGCTGCAGCAATTCCTGCATGGTCGTCCGGACGGGCCGATCCCCTTTGACGCCGCGCCCCGCACGAGGACTGCCTGA
- a CDS encoding STAS domain-containing protein: MASNPAPTQQAQVRLDQGTLRVTGALDRSAVIALWPQLQGMVKGAQALDLTDVPRVDSAGVALLAELAARVRTEGRVLAIQGTPAGLTELEAAYRLSADLDFTAPTAAS; encoded by the coding sequence ATGGCAAGTAATCCTGCCCCCACGCAGCAGGCCCAGGTCCGCCTGGACCAGGGCACGCTGCGGGTGACCGGCGCACTGGACCGCAGCGCGGTGATCGCGCTGTGGCCGCAGCTGCAGGGCATGGTCAAGGGCGCACAAGCGCTCGACCTGACCGATGTGCCGCGCGTGGACAGTGCCGGCGTTGCACTGCTGGCCGAACTGGCTGCCCGGGTACGCACCGAGGGTCGCGTGTTGGCCATCCAGGGCACACCCGCAGGCCTGACCGAACTGGAGGCCGCCTATCGGCTGTCTGCAGACCTTGATTTCACTGCCCCTACTGCCGCGAGCTGA
- a CDS encoding MlaE family lipid ABC transporter permease subunit, which translates to MPFVAGTRALGRAGLFSLTVLRGSLPTADFLAELTREIYKIGARSLPIIAVGGAFVGLVLTLQGYRTLTTFGAADALSTLLGLSLYRELAPVLTALLFIGRAGSSIAAELGLMRATDQIKALELMAIDPIAKAVAPRFWAAVLTVPLLTGVFCSLAISASYFEAVHLLGLDNGVFWSALRNSVDFWNDFGVAMLKSAIFGGTAALVASYVGFHAEPTIEGTSVATTRAVVNASLLVLMFNFVLSAMLFQ; encoded by the coding sequence ATGCCCTTTGTTGCCGGAACCCGCGCGCTGGGACGCGCCGGCCTGTTTTCGCTCACCGTGCTGCGCGGATCGCTTCCGACGGCGGACTTCCTGGCCGAGCTGACCCGTGAAATCTACAAGATCGGTGCGCGTTCGCTGCCGATCATCGCCGTTGGTGGTGCATTCGTTGGTCTTGTGCTGACCCTGCAGGGCTATCGCACGTTGACCACCTTCGGCGCCGCCGATGCGCTGTCCACGCTCTTGGGCCTGTCGCTGTACCGCGAGCTGGCTCCGGTGCTGACCGCGCTGCTGTTCATCGGCCGCGCCGGCAGCTCGATCGCCGCCGAACTGGGCCTGATGCGGGCCACCGACCAGATCAAGGCGCTGGAACTGATGGCCATCGATCCGATCGCTAAGGCCGTAGCACCGCGCTTCTGGGCGGCGGTGCTGACAGTGCCCCTGCTGACCGGGGTGTTCTGCTCGCTGGCCATTTCAGCCAGTTACTTCGAAGCGGTCCACCTGCTTGGGCTGGATAACGGTGTGTTCTGGTCGGCGCTGCGCAACAGCGTGGACTTCTGGAACGACTTCGGCGTGGCAATGCTGAAGTCCGCCATCTTCGGTGGCACCGCCGCCCTGGTCGCCTCGTACGTCGGCTTCCATGCGGAACCGACCATCGAAGGCACCTCGGTGGCCACCACGCGCGCGGTGGTGAACGCGTCGCTGCTGGTGCTCATGTTCAACTTCGTGCTGTCGGCGATGCTGTTCCAGTAA
- a CDS encoding ABC transporter substrate-binding protein — protein sequence MKIKLLPLLLASSLFAATPLLASAQTAPAAAPAAQGQAGKTVIDASTRIMTTLQQRKAEFSKDPAALRNFINSELNRTFDRDYAARLVLGAHSRGASDADIKLFADAMADNLMQRYGSALLNIQGKPTFRLKGETPLPGDRGVRVATELVRSGDQPTPVEYLMRNSGGQWKIFDVNIEGISYVQTFRNQFDAPLRQKGIKQVATDLRSGAMQAAPGSNGK from the coding sequence ATGAAAATCAAACTTCTTCCGCTCCTGCTGGCCTCCAGCCTGTTCGCCGCCACCCCGCTGCTGGCGTCTGCCCAGACGGCTCCCGCCGCGGCGCCGGCTGCCCAGGGCCAGGCCGGCAAAACCGTCATCGATGCCAGCACGCGCATCATGACCACGCTGCAGCAGCGCAAGGCCGAGTTCAGCAAGGACCCGGCCGCCCTGCGCAACTTCATCAACAGCGAGCTCAACCGCACCTTTGACCGTGACTACGCCGCACGGCTGGTGCTGGGCGCGCATTCGCGCGGTGCCTCCGACGCCGACATCAAGCTGTTCGCCGATGCCATGGCCGACAACCTGATGCAGCGCTACGGTTCTGCGCTGCTGAACATCCAGGGCAAGCCGACCTTCCGCCTGAAGGGTGAGACCCCGCTGCCGGGCGATCGCGGCGTGCGCGTGGCCACCGAACTGGTGCGCTCGGGCGACCAGCCGACTCCGGTGGAATACCTGATGCGCAACAGCGGCGGCCAGTGGAAGATCTTCGACGTCAACATCGAAGGCATCTCCTACGTGCAGACCTTCCGCAACCAGTTCGATGCCCCGCTGCGCCAGAAGGGCATCAAGCAGGTGGCCACTGATCTGCGCAGCGGCGCCATGCAGGCGGCACCGGGCAGCAATGGCAAGTAA